GGTGGCCGTGCTGCTCCTGTACCACGCGTCCATGAGCTCCAAGAGCCCCGGGGACTGGAACCAGTTCGACTACAAGACCCAGGTAACCCCTCCTGGGCTTCCCTCTCCGGGCTGGGGACGCGGAGGTGCCTTTCGGGGGGGGGCTGCTCCGAGCCCGGCCGGCGAACGGCAGCGGAGCCGCTCACCCCGCGGTTCCTCCGACGCAGGTGGAGCTGGCAGCCATCCTCAGGTTCGTGCTGGACAACGAGGAGAGCCTGAACGAGAACCTGGAGGCGTTCCTGCAGAGGAAAGGTGAGCGCTGGAGCCCGGCTGCCTGCGCTGCGGCACCGGCCCGGAGCCGTGGCTGAGCCTGGCACGGGCAGAGCAGGCCCTGGGTGCTTTTATCTCCGATTTGGCACTGGTGACCCTTTCCTATAGCATAAAAACATCGGGGTTTCCCCCCCCGTTGGCGGTGCTGTAGCTGCCAAGGCATAAAAGCAGGATGGAGCGCTCCAACGTGGTCCTGTGAGAGCAGGGCAGCATCCTGGCTCCTGCGGCAGGCGCAGCGgggagtccagcgcagggctgcgaggatgaggaggggactggagcatctctcctgcgaggagaggctgagggagctgggcttgttcagcctggagaagagaaggctgagaggggaccttcgaaatgcccataaatatctgcagggtgggggtcaggaggatggggccagactcttcccagtggtgcccagtgacaggacaaggggcaatgggcacaaactggagcagaggaagctctagctgaagatgaggaagaacttcttccctctgagggtgacggagccctggcccaggctgcccagaggggctgtggagtctccttctctggagatattccagccccgcctggacgcggtgctgtgcagcctgctctgggtgaccctgcttgggcagggggttgggtgggggatcccagggatcccttccaaccccgacgtGGTGGAATTCTGTGAAGGGCGCTTTCCCTGGCGTGGTGAGGGTGGGATGCCCGCTGCGTTGCGGTGGGAGCCGAGTGCCGGGGTGGGAGCTGCGGGACCGGGATGCGAGGCGGTTGTCGGCTCTCTCGGCTGGGCCGATCCGTCCCTGCCGGACTCTGCGGTCCCTGCACGCCGGGGATGTCGGCTGCGACGCCCTCCCCCCCGGGTGTTAATTGGAGGATCTCAGCCTGCTTCTCGCTCGTCATTCCCAGCGCCGCCGTCCTCGCCCGGCAGCAGCTCCGAGGAGCACTCCCCGGTGCTCCCGCCGAAGCGAGAGGTGCGGTTCCTGGAGCTGCAGCGGATCGCCTCCTCCTCCGGCGCCAACAGGTACGACCCCAGCCCGGAGGCTGCCGGGGGtccggggaggggggcacgggcCGGGCGGCCTGGCGGCTCGGCTGACGAGACCCCCAAGCTCCGAACTCGCCTCCGAGCTGGGGGAAGCGGAGCGGGGTCCGGCTGCGGATaaccgagcggcggcggcgcgtctCTCGGCAGTGTGCTCCCGTCCTCGCCCATGGGGGACGTCATGCAGACCCCCCAGTTCCAGCTGCGACGGCTGAAGAAGCAGCTGGCCGCCGAGCGGGAGAACCGGGACGAGCTGGAGGTGGAGCTGGCAGAGAACCGCAAGCTCGTCACGGAGAAGGGTCAGTGGCTCGCGGGACGTcccggggggcgcggggagggctcTCCGGACCCGACACCTCGCCATCTTGCCGTGACTTCGTGATGATTTCGACCCCCGCCGCGACCGTGCTCGTGCACTGTCCGCCTTGCGGCTTCGGGGCTCTGCGGCTCGAGGTTCGCTCCGTGGTGGGCCCAGGGGACCCTGGCCCGTTAAGCTGGAACCAAAACCGGGCGCCGGGACCGCTCCGCCGCTGTCGTAACTCCTCCCAGCATCTCCTGGAGGCGGCTGCTGGTGCCCGCGCCGAGCGATTCCGATTCGGAGCAGCCCGGCGGGCGTCGGACTCTCGCCGGCCCCGTCTCAAAACGCTCCCTGCCCTGGGGATTTCCCCCGCTTCGCGCGGAGACGCCGGGCTCCGTCTTCCCTCTCGTGTTCCTCTACGTGACCCCGGGGGAGAAAAGCCGTGAGGGAAGCGGCGTCGGTGCCGAGCGGCGGAGCTGGTGGCCTGGCTCTTCCGTCTCTCTGCAGCTTCTCGCCGGCTTGGGAGCGGGACGGGCGTCctccgccgcgctgccggggggTTCAGGTGACATAAAAAGGCGGTGACATGGGCTGTTTCTCGCCGCCCTCGCAGACGCTCAGATCACCATGATGCAGCAGCGCATTGATCGCTTGACCCTGCTCAACGAGAAGCAAGCCGCAGACCAGCTGGAGCCCAAGGAGATGGAGGAGCTGCGGGAGAAGAACGAGAGGTAACTTCTCCAGGgacagaatcgcagaatcccagcatggtgggggttggcagggacccctggggtcacccagcccaaccccctgcccaagcaggatcacccagagcagggggcacagcaccgtgtccagccggggttggaatatctccagagaaggagactccacagcccctctgggcagcctgggccagggctccgtcaccctcagagggaagaagttcttcctcatcttcagctggagcttcctcggctccagcttgtgcccgttgccccttgtcctgtcgctgggcaccactggaaagagtctggccccgtcctcctgacccccacccttcggCTGCTCCCTCCCGCTAGCTGGGCCCTGtccctcccaccgccccgggctccgtgtttgtctgttttttccccagCGATGCACAAAACCGGGGTGAGGGCgagtcttcctcttcctccctgccttgTCTTCTGCAGCTGCACCCCAGGGAGGAGGTGGCTTTGGCAGTCGGAGCatcacagaagggtttgggttgggagggagcttacagaccatccagttccatccccctgccacgggcagggacatctccagttGGATcaggtccaacctggcctgggatgttcgcggggatggggcatcgaccgcctctctgggcaacccgggccagggtttcaccaccctcagagtgaagaatttcttagatctgatctaaatctcccctctttcagcttgaagccatcaccccttgtcccatcaccccatgcccttgtcccagcccatctccagctctcttgtaggcccccatGAAGTTTTGGAAGACCTCtctaagctctccccgcagccttctcctccccaggctgagcagccccagctctcccagcctctcctcccagcagaggggttccagccctcgcatcactgctggggcctcctctggccccgctcccacagctccagctctgccctgtgctgagggctccagagctggacgcaggactcctgggggggtctcagcagagcggggcagaggggcagaatcccccccctcacccAGGTCACCCTTCTCCcacggcagcaggcagggagccggtCCCACGGCACGCAGCGTGTTCCGACCCCGCGCTCGTCACCCCAAACCCGGCGCGGGAGCGGCCGTCTCCGGTGGGAGAAGCGCTTGCTGCCTGCGTGGCCTTCCCAGCCCTGGGCTTCCTGCCGCGCCGCGTCCCGGTCTTCGCCCCGCGCCCGTGCAGCGAGGTGTTTACCTGGGAAGGATGCCCAGTCTCCGCTGGCGGCTACCAGCCCGTTTTTGCCGTTTCCTCACTCATTTCGCTCGGCCGAGGCGCGGCTGGAGCCCTGCGCCTGCCTCCGCCCTCGGTTCGGAGCCGTCGGGCTCACGCAGAGCTCAGACGTCGCCCGTCTCTGCTCCGCTTTGCTGGGGTGCTCAGCAGCACCGGTCCCCGGCGATGCCCTCTCCAGCCCTGGGCTGCTCTGACGAGCTCCTCTCCCGCAGCCTGATGGTGCGCTTGCACGAAGCCCTCAAGCAGTGCCAGGACCTGAAGACGGAAAAAGGCCAGATGGACCGAAAGATCAACCAGCTCTCCGAGGAGAACGGCGACCTTTCCTTCAAGGTACGGGGCGCTGAGGCCTCGCCGCGTCCCCCCCGGCCTCGTCGTTCGTGGCAGGGAGGGTTTGGGGGACCGTGACCTTGCCCCGGGAGCTGAGCCTGCTTCGGGCTCCGGAGCCTGATCCGAAGGGGATGGCGGTCGGggaagaggggctggggggagcaccCCGGAGCGGGGATggccgtgggtgctggggagctgagccctgggggctcGTAGCCACGTCTGTTGGGTGCTGGATAAACCCTTGGTTTGGTTCCAGTAATTGTGTGCACCAGGGAGAGGGTGAGGTTCAAAGAATCAAAGAAAAATGGCTtagaagggaaactgaggctggACAGAAAATATTCATCTCTGGGAAGGTTGTAGTCCCCTGGTAGGAGCGACGCGTCTTGGAGCGCAGCGGCTTGCGAAATCCCAAGCGTTTGTGCTGTCCCAGCGGCCAAATTTAGTTGGGGCTGGGAGGCCTTGACCTTTCTTATAAAGAGAAGCGGGTGTCATTCGATCCTGAGGTTACGTTTGGGACCCCAGGTCGGAAATCctgggtgcatgaggaggagtgtgggcagcagggcgagggaggttctcctccccctctgctctgccctggggaggccccatctgcagtgctgtgtccagtgctgggctccccagttcaagagagatgaggagctactggagagagcccagcggagggctacgaggatgaggaggggactggagcatctctgctacgaggagaggctgagggagctgggcttgttcagcctggagaagagaaggctgagaggggaccttcgaaatgcctctaaatatctgcagggtgggtgtcaggaggatggggccagactctttccagtggtgcccagcgacaggacaaggggcaatgggcacaaactgaagccgaggaagctccagctgaacccgaggaagaacttcttccctctgagggtgacagagccctggcccaggctgcccagggaggctgtggagtctccttctctggagatattccagacccggctggacacggtgctgtgcagcctgctttgggtgaccctgcttgggcagagggttgggctgggtgacccacagagggcccttccaaaccccaccatgctgggattctgggaaacAGGTCTCACTGTAGCCTGTTGGGAGATAATCTGCTGTCCACCAAACATAGCTTATCGTGTTATCCCCCATGTCCCAGTCCCGCTCAGTGGGTAAGCAGACAGGGGACCTTTGTAGAATCATcagggttggagaagacctctgaaatcatcaagcccaaccgccaacccaaccccaccatgcctgctcaaccatgtccccaaggacCACACctacacggtgtttgaacccctccagggatggggactccaccactgccctgggcagcctgggccaaggcctgaccactcttgcaggaaagaaatttttcacaatatccatcttgaacctcccctgatgcagcttgaggccatcgcctctcgtcctatcgctgattactggggagcagagatcacccccccctcactgcaccctcctgtcagggagctggagagagcgagaaggtctcccctcagcctcctcttctccagactgagcagccccagctccctcagccgctccccatcagacttgttctccagacccctcatcagcttCATCGCCCTTCTGTAAGCACATGGTTTCAGGAcgtggttgagcaggcatggtggggttgggttgagggttggacttgacctcagaggtcttttctGACCTTGATGACTCCATATAGCCTGGTTCCTCGTTAGATCCCTGCTGGCATTGACCCACAGAGGAGTGACAAAACCCCTCACCCCTCGTTCCGCAGACGGGGGAAGCGCTCTACGCGTTCCCCGAGGGGCGCGACCCCAAACTTCTACAAACCCCTGAACCAGTTCCCACGCTAGATTCCGCGAGGTGTTCCCACCCTGTTCTCCGGCGCTCGAGGAGGGGCGACAGCTCCTCCAAAACAGCAGGGGAGGTAGCAATATAACGCGTATTAAAAAGCTTCTAAGGCTACAAAACCCCACACAAGCTGTTGTGAACTTTAGAAACCAACTCCTGGGGAACTAAAGGTTTCCCTGACGTTCCCCGGGGCCGGGTTCTTCCCTCCGCAGCTGCGGGAGATCGCCAGCCACTTGGTGCAGCTGCAGGAGGCCCTGAACGAGCTCTCGGAGGAGCACAACGCGGCGCTGGCGCAGGCGCAGGAGAAGCAGGGGCAGCTGGAGAGCGAGCTACGTGCTGCCCTGCAGGAGAAGGTGAGGGGTGAGGGGGGCTGCCCACCCTGCTCTgctgcgcccgcagcccccccctgTCTCCCAGCGCTGGCTCGTgcgggctggggggagcgggcaggACCCTCCTGCGCATCCGTGCCACGGGGaccctctccctgctcccgcgATGCGGGGGACGGGCTGCGGTCCTCGCAGCGCGGAGAGCAGCCCCCACCCTGGTGGGGGAAAGCTTGGTGCTGGGCAAAGCTGGGCGGCTCCAGCTCGGTGCCCCCCACTCAGCCCCCCGTCTCCGTCCCCAGAAATGCTCGGAGGAGAAGATCGAGATTCTGCAGGGGAAGCTGTCTCTGCTGGAGGACCAGCTGGCCAAGCTGGGGGATGGCAGCGCCCAGGAGAAGGGGGAGGTGATGGGGGACGTGCTGAAGGTACGGCTGGGTCTCCGGAGAGAGCCGGAGACAGGGCGGGCAGCGCTCGGAGGGAgagcggtgggtgctggggcgcAGAGCCGGCTGCTGTCCGCTGTCGGATGGGGGTTGCGGGGCTGAGCACGCAGCGGGGAGCCCCTTTTGGGCTGAATTTGGGGATACCTGGCTCCCGGGTGGCTgctggcccccccagccccccatagCGTGGGGCGGTGGTGGAGGGAGCGGCTCCTGCACGGCGAGAAAAGGCGTTTGGTCcgagagagcagagcagcacgAGGCTGTGGGGaaagcggggtgctggggggggggcaaggcGGGCACCGGGACGCGGAGAGAGCGTTGGACGCAGCTCGAGTAACACCCGGGGGtgcctttcttttgtttctcccctcttctctctgccagcttgaAGAGCTGAAGCAGGAGGTGTCCAGCCTTGCCGCCAAAGGGGCCGAGCTCCAGGCCACcgtcctggagctggaggaggagaagcagcggcgggaggcagccctgctcgccgAACGCGGCCGCTtcgaggaggagaagcagcagctgagcgGCCTCGTCGCCAGCCTCCAGAGCTCCCTCTCCGAGAGCCACCGTGCCCGGGAGAGGTTGGAGCAGGACCTgcgggcgcgggaggccggcgagcccccgggcaccgcgccgcggggccgggaaTCGGAGGCTGCGGCCGCCCTCGACGCCCAGCACGAGAAGACCCTGCGGGAGAGGGACTCGGCCCTGCAGCAGCTGCGTGAGGCCAACGCGTCGctgggcagccagctccaggCCATGGCGCAAGCCCGGGACGCCAGCCGGGACGCCTGGGCGGCGGAGAAGGCCGAGCTGAGCCGTCGGATCGGCGAGCTGGAAGCTGGGATCGTGGAGCTCGGCGCCCAGCGGCAGCAGGGAGCGGCGGAGGGGCTGAGGGCCCagctgcgggagctggaggcgAGGCTGCGGGAGAGCCAGCAGAGGCTGGCCGAGAGGGAGAGGCTGGCCCGGGAGAACGCCCGGCTGCAGGAGCGGCTGCTCTTCCTGGAGGAATCCCTCCGCAACACCGAGGGCATCTTGGAGGACGAGAAGAGGCGGGCGGCCGAGAGCCTGGAGGGCAGCCTGGCCAGGATCGCCGAGCTGGAAGCGGAGAGGCGGCAGCCGGCGCAGGAGCAGAGCCGGGAGAAGCCGACGACGGGAGCATCCCCGGCCGCCcgaggggaggaaaaggagcgCGGGCGGCTGGAGGAGGAGATGCGGGCGCTGAGCCGGGAGCACGGCCAAGCCTGCCAGCGGCTGCAGGCGGAGCAGGAGAAGGTGGCCGCGCTGGAGGCCCGGGCCGCCGAGCACCAGGAGAGGCTGGCCGCCCTCCGAGCCGACCTGTCCAGCGCCCAGGCATGGGCGAAGGAGAAGGAAGGCGAGGAGCAGAAGCTGAGAGCTGAGATCTCCTCCCTGCGGGAGAAGATGGCCGTGGCGGAGCAAGCTGCGGCCCAGCGCGCCGCCGGGCTGGAGGCCGATGCCCGGCGAGCGGCCGAGGCGCTGGAGGGGGTCTCGCAGCAGCTCTCCCAGGAGAAGCTCAGATCCAAGCAGCTGGAAGCCGCCGtggagcggctgcggggcgcggagGCCGAGCTCTCCCGGGCGGCCGCCGCCAGCAGGCAGCGGGAgctggaggtggaggtggagatGAAGAAGCTCTCCGGGGAGGTGACGCTGCTGGGCACCAGGCTGGAGGAGACGCGGCGGGAGCACCATCGGGACCTGGCGTGCCGGGAGGAGGAAGCCGAACGCTTGCGGCAGGAGATGGAACGGGCCAAGGCGGACTGCGGCGCGGAGCGAGCCCGCAAGGCAGAGCTGGAGGCTCAGCTGCAGAACGCCGTCAACGAGCAGAGGGTGGAACGCTCGGGGCATCGGGAGGAGCTGGCCCGGTCCCGGGAGCGGACGGAGGAGATggagcgggagctggaggagctgcgcCGGCAAAACGTCGCGCGGGGCGAGGAGCTGAGGGAACTGCAGAAGACGGTCGGCAAGCTGAAAGGAGAGCTCGCCGCGGCGGAGGCGGCCAAGGCGGCCAACGAGCCGCAGGGCTTCTCGGAGACCGCCCGGAGCAGGGACGTGGAGGCGGACAGCGTCAAGGCCACCTGCTCAAAGGACACGTCCCcagaggagaagacccgtcagcgggagcaggaggctggggcGAGCCAAGCCCTTTaccaggagaagctgaaggaggCCCAAGCGCTTCGTTTGCgagtggaggagctggagcagaagtgcagggagcagcaggaggccGTGGCCGCCCGGGAGCGAGCGGCGGCCGAGCTGGAGGCCTCGAGGAGGGAAGCGGCGCAGCAGAAGgagaaggcgttggagctgcagaagctgctggaggCCTCGAGGTCGGCGCAGGCTCTGCAGGACGGCGCCGTGGAGGCCCTGCGGAAGGAGctgcaggagaagggaagggagctgGTCCAGAGCAAAACCACCATGGCTGCCGCTGACAAGGAGCTGGCGTCCCTCCGCGCTGCGGCGCAGGAGAAGGGCCGGGCGGAGG
The sequence above is a segment of the Opisthocomus hoazin isolate bOpiHoa1 unplaced genomic scaffold, bOpiHoa1.hap1 HAP1_SCAFFOLD_248, whole genome shotgun sequence genome. Coding sequences within it:
- the NUMA1 gene encoding LOW QUALITY PROTEIN: nuclear mitotic apparatus protein 1 (The sequence of the model RefSeq protein was modified relative to this genomic sequence to represent the inferred CDS: deleted 1 base in 1 codon), which gives rise to MPLHGARAAALLAWVNSTKVCGGPLAELSQLRDCGAFVRIVDKIRRSQEGEAVLEQPLPERISFVRGFLQKHCKHRAAAESLVSAQQLLEGEELALAKVAVLLLYHASMSSKSPGDWNQFDYKTQVELAAILRFVLDNEESLNENLEAFLQRKAPPSSPGSSSEEHSPVLPPKREVRFLELQRIASSSGANSVLPSSPMGDVMQTPQFQLRRLKKQLAAERENRDELEVELAENRKLVTEKDAQITMMQQRIDRLTLLNEKQAADQLEPKEMEELREKNESLMVRLHEALKQCQDLKTEKGQMDRKINQLSEENGDLSFKLREIASHLVQLQEALNELSEEHNAALAQAQEKQGQLESELRAALQEKKCSEEKIEILQGKLSLLEDQLAKLGDGSAQEKGEVMGDVLKLEELKQEVSSLAAKGAELQATVLELEEEKQRREAALLAERGRFEEEKQQLSGLVASLQSSLSESHRARERLEQDLRAREAGEPPGTAPRGRESEAAAALDAQHEKTLRERDSALQQLREANASLGSQLQAMAQARDASRDAWAAEKAELSRRIGELEAGIVELGAQRQQGAAEGLRAQLRELEARLRESQQRLAERERLARENARLQERLLFLEESLRNTEGILEDEKRRAAESLEGSLARIAELEAERRQPAQEQSREKPTTGASPAARGEEKERGRLEEEMRALSREHGQACQRLQAEQEKVAALEARAAEHQERLAALRADLSSAQAWAKEKEGEEQKLRAEISSLREKMAVAEQAAAQRAAGLEADARRAAEALEGVSQQLSQEKLRSKQLEAAVERLRGAEAELSRAAAASRQRELEVEVEMKKLSGEVTLLGTRLEETRREHHRDLACREEEAERLRQEMERAKADCGAERARKAELEAQLQNAVNEQRVERSGHREELARSRERTEEMERELEELRRQNVARGEELRELQKTVGKLKGELAAAEAAKAANEPQGFSETARSRDVEADSVKATCSKDTSPEEKTRQREQEAGASQALYQEKLKEAQALRLRVEELEQKCREQQEAVAARERAAAELEASRREAAQQKEKALELQKLLEASRSAQALQDGAVEALRKELQEKGRELVQSKTTMAAADKELASLRAAAQEKGRAEEGWKEQVSQCIQELERKNSLIGSLEHEVSILHRQVTEKEGESKELKRLIIAESEKSKKLEERLRVLQTEMATAASRAAERCSLMKVEVQRCQEEMEKQRLAIETLKRDRHCQSEREDELRQEAKVCQEKCLQKEQLLATLQQELGSAQALAGELPALKHLCQQLQAERSSLESQHRQDLEQRAKALAALQAELARAKLEAAEVPSLRERSAEQDRAVQRLQAEAAEQAARLAGLQQANARLAEEIRGLGESRSRGQQRLEAELGQARERHARELERLRSASEELVAGSRREAEEAARKLEAMSEEYESGKAAALEERRRLLEERQRLTAQVEQLEAFRKEQAKQVEELNKKLTQHEKTTRAQQQRVKVLEGELQAEATRQQEKVAELQAQLAQKEQAAEHYKGQMEKAKTYYDAKKQQNQDLAEKLKAMEHLQKENAELRSESERLAKELQRSVLQAKESELSCRNLASQVRSLEAQVEFANRQLQELGGFQPAADTVKGREPSRQDPADLSADSLDLSLDEARPLHSTRKAARSQPQASTVPPRSEESPASRRLPRKVESLESLYFTPIPSRTRSRLESSPGSPGDLSLDAGCKTRSARRRTTIDITMTKKQPKPEEPDRADISRGVLPAAPAKGRLRSAASACSLASFPSQETLAKLETSSPRETPGDPALLGLPGYRPVTRSSLRRLQGGSTSSLGRSSVYLGACQDEPEELDDWNRIAELQQRNRACPPHLKTCYPLESRPSNSLGTITDEEMKTGDPRETLRRASVQPAQITGGGVATRRSTLPPAVATRQQRKRLSDESHRGPDTPESKKPTSCFPRPQTPRDRGERRSEQQPPTKPAERRQSMAFSILNTPKKLGSSLLRRAAARKNTPKNSPRGGGARRSPRIATARSPKAKAGRRALKDTKF